The genomic stretch AGACGACGGCGAGCGCCGCCAGTGCCTCCGGATCGGGCACGAGGCCCGCGTTGAGATCGTTCCACGCGCGCTTTGCATCGGCCGGAAGGTGCTCGACGGACACGGTTTCTGCGCGATCGACGTACCATTCGACGAAGAAGTAAAGCAGCGCGATGGTGACGAACTGCGTCACCGACACGGCCGCGACCGTCAGAAAGGCGAGCGAAGGTCTTCTAGCCATTGTCGGATCTCGCAAAGCGATAACCGACGCCGCGGACGGTGGTGATGTAGCCGGGCTGGCCCTTGTCGGCGAGCTTTCGCCTGAGGTTGGCGACGTGGGTGTCGATGGTCCGGTCAAGGGCGTCGCTGTCCGGCATGGAAGCATCCAGCAGGGAGGCGCGATCGAAGGTCCTGAACGGGAAGCGGATGAGGCACGCCAGGAGCCGGAATTCCGTCAGCGTCAAGGAGAGACCTGTTTCCGTGCCGTCGGCGATGATCACCGCGGTATGGGAGTCCAGCCGGACCTCGATCTCGTCATGTCGGAGCACGGCCTCCGGGGCCACGCCCCTGGTGCGCTTCAGGACGGCGCCGACGCGCGCGACGACTTCCTGCGGATTGAAAGGCTTGGTGACGTAGTCGTCGGCACCGAGTTTCAGCCCGAGCAGCTTGTCGGTGTCGTCGTCCATGGCCGACACGAAGATGACGGGGACGCTCGATTCGGAGCGGATCCTGGCCAGCACGTCGAAGCCGTCCATGTCGGGCAATCCGACGTCCAGCAGGATGAGATCCGGCCGCAGCATCTTGTGGTGGGTCAAGGCTGTCCGGCCGTTTGCGGCGGCGACCGTGCGGTAGCCGCCGCGCTGCAGATAGCGATCGAGCAGCAATGCGATCTCGGCATCATCTTCAACAAGCAAAATCAGAGAAGAGAACATCGCACTTTTTCTTCGTTCACTGCGCCTCCACGGGATCTCCGCTGAATCTTGACAAACCTTGCGGAAGCAGAGGCCGTCAGTGAGGAGCGCGATATGAACTTATCGATCGTCAGGAAAAGTGCAAATTCACAGACGATTCGGGCGTGCGGGACAAGAAGAGATGCCTTGCAATGCGCTCTCCTTGCCCTGGGTGCAGCCTCTATCCTGTTTGCGGCCGTTCCGGAGCTGGACCTCATCGTAAGCGGCCTCTTCTGGCGCCCCGACGAGGGTTTCGTGCTTTCCGACAACAGCTTGCTGCTCCTTGTCCGCGATGCGAACAGGCTTCTGCCCTGGCTCGTCATCGCCCTCGTATCGATCCTGTTGATCGTTCCAGAGATCTGTCGCTCGAAGCTACGCGTGCCTGCCCCGCACAAACTGGTTTTCGTCCTCGCCTTCTTCGCCCTAGGACCGGGTTTGATGGTGCAGATCATGAAGGGCCTGGTCGGGCGAGTGCGTCCGCGCCGCATCGAGGAATTCGGCGGCACGGGAACATTCACTCCTCCCTGGGACCTTTCCGACCATTGCTTGCGCAATTGCTCCTTCATCTCTGGCGAGGCGGCCAGCGCGTTCGCACTGTTGACGCTCGTCGTGCTCCTCCCGCTGTCATACAGGCGAACCTACCTGATCTTGATGGGGATTGTTGCAGCCGCATTCTCGTTCAACAGGGTGGTGTTCGGAGCTCACTTCTTCTCTGACGTCGTTCTGGCCTGGAATGTGATGACGGTTGTCGCTCTGGTGTTGTGGCGGTGGATTTCTTTGAACGCGCGGTGGATCGACGGACTGTTGCTGCGGCGCGAGCAGCCGTCGCGCCCGAATGAAGGGACGTAAGGGCCGGCCCTCGAGCACCCTCGGGGCGTAAACTCTTGATCGGCCGTCTTGCGCCTGTCACGAAGGCTCTCGAGATTGGCGGGGCCATGGCTGCAATGCGGAAGACCAGATCGACGAACCTGCCGGCGCCCTATCTGAAGCGCCTTTCGGTGCGAGAGGATGCAAGCCTCGGCGGCGACTATCCGTTCAACCTTCCCTGGCTCGACGGCGATTTTTCCCTCGATTTCGTAACCCCCGTGACGATCATCGTGGGGGAGAACGGCACGGGGAAATCAACGCTGATCGAGGCGGTCGCGGCACTCTGCGGCTATGACGAGGCGGGCGGCGGCAAGGGCTACAGGCCGCTGGACCATTCCCGCGCGGTCGACCGGAGCGGTGCGCTGCTGGCCTCCGCGCTCCGGGCGGCCTGGCTGCCCAAGGTGACGGCGGGCTGGTTCTTTCGCGCCGAATCCTTCTTCTCGGTCGCCCGCTTCCTCGACGAAGCCGCCCGCGACGCCCATGCGGCACCGCCGGACTTTCTGTCCTGGAGCCATGGCGAAGGCTTCGTGCGCTTCTTCGAGGAGCGCATGAGCCGGCAGGGCATTTATTTCCTCGACGAGCCGGAAAGCGCGCTTTCGCCAAAGCGCCAGCTGGAACTCCTGCGGCTTCTGCACCAGATCCAGGAGACGGCCAGCGCCCAGATCATCATGGCGACCCATTCGCCCATCCTGATGGCGGTGCCGGGTGCGCGGCTCCTGGAGATCACCCGCGGAGGCCTTATCGAGACGGAGCTTCGCCAGACACGGCATTTCCGGCTCTACCAGGATTTCACCAGCGACCCGGAGGACTTCGTCGACCGGGCGTTGCGGGACGAGATATGATGGGCGGCGAGGGGGCGCCCCGGGGCGTGTGGCCGGCGCGGCTGCCTTGTGAAATATCCCTATCCGCCTCTGGTGCTTCCCGCGCAAAGGCTTTAGCTTCCGGCTTTCCCTTTTTCCTGTTTGTTTGAGGCGTCTTATGGCCGAGCCTTCCCTGTTAGCCCGTCTTGTTGCCCTTGTGGGCGATGTCACCGTTGCCGTCCGTCATTCCCGCGATGGCGAGCGCGCGCCGATCTATGGCACTGCGCCGGCCATTCCGGAGGCGAAGCCGCAAGGCAAGCTGCCGACCCTGAAGATGCCGACGGCGAAGGGCTGGGAGGGTGATCACAAGCCGACCGCAGCGCCGGGGCTGAAGGTCAATGCCTTTGCGCGCGGGCTCACGCATCCGCGCAACATGCATGTGCTGCCGAACGGCGACGTGCTGGTGGCCGAATCGATGAGCGAGCCGGACAAGCCCGGCAGCCTCTTCGACCATGCCATGACCGCGACGATGAAGCGGGCGCGGGCGGCGGGCGACAGTCCCAACCGGGTGACGTTGCTGCGCGACGCCGACGGCGACGGCGTGGCGGAGGAGAACCATGCCTATCTCGAAAACGTACGCCAGCCCTTCGGCATCGCGCTGATCGGCGACACGCTCTATGTCGGGGCAAGCGATGCGCTGCTCGCCTATCCCTACGAGCCCGGCGCGACGCGGATTTCCCAGCCGGGCCGCAAGCTGATGGACCTCATTCCGGGCGGCCACTGGACGCGCAACCTGATTGCCAGCAAGGACAAAACCAAGCTCTATGTGGCGGTGGGGTCGCTCAGCAACATCGCCGAGCACGGCATGTCGGTGGAGGAAAACCGCGCCTGCATCCACGAATACGACATCGCCTCCGGGCAGTCGCGCGTCTTCGCGGGCGGCCTTCGCAATCCGGTCGGCATGGCCTGGGAGCCGTCGCGGGACATGCTCTGGACGGTGGTCAACGAGCGCGACGGGCTGGGCGACGAGACGCCGCCGGACTACCTGACCTCGGTCGTCGACGGCGGCTTCTACGGCTGGCCCTTCTGCTACTGGGACCGGGTGGTGGACGACCGGGTGCCGCAGGATGCCGCCAAGGTCGCCTCGGCGCTGCAGCCGGATTATGCGCTCGGCGGCCATACGGCCTCGCTCGGGCTCTGCTGGCTGCCGGAGGGAACGCTGCCGGGCTTTCCGGCCGGCATGGCGATCGGCCAGCATGGCTCGTGGAATCGCTCCAAGCTTTCCGGCTACAAGCTCGCCTTCGTCGCCTTCGAGAACGGCAGGCCGGTCGGCATGCCGCGCGAGATCCTCACCGGCTTCCTGTCGCCGGACGAGAAGCATTCCTACGGCCGCCCGGTCGGCGTGGCGCTGGCAAGCGACGGCGCGGTGCTGATGGCGGATGATGTGGGCGACGTCATCTGGCGCGTCACCGGGGCGTGACACGGCGATCGGTCAGGCGCGTCCGTAACACTCGCCGCCCGACGACAGCAAAAAAAGGCGGCGGGATGACCCGCCGCCTCCAATGAGCCGGATCGCCGGCAATCAGCGTGCGCCGAGCGTGACCGGATGGTCATCGGGAAGCGCCTGATAACGGTCGCTCTGGAAGTTCTCCATGCCCTCGATCTGGCGTTCGGTGACGTTCGGCGCCTCGAGCGTTTCCTGGTCGGTGACGTGGAGCGCCGAGAGCGGAACGGCTGCGCGGTTTTCACCGAGACCCAGGAAGCCACCGGAGGTGACGACCGCATAAAGGCGGTTGTCGACGTTCACTACCTCTTCGATGTCGCCGAGCTCGTTGCCGTTGGCGCCGACGATGTCATAGTCCTTAATGTTGGCGACGGTCAGCGAGACCTCACGGGAAGATCCGGCCGCGACAGCGGAATTTGCGTCGTCCCGGGCGCTGCCCTCTGAAATCGCCGCGGTGTTCTGGCGGTCCACCTCGTCGCCGTCCTCGTTACGGGCCTGGCGCTCTTCGGCGGCCTGGCGGTTGTGGTTGCCGGCCGTCTGCCGTTCGCCCTGCTCGAACCGAACTTCCGGCTCGCCTTCGGCACGGTTCACCCGAACCTGCGCTTCCTCGGCGGTGTAGCGGATTTCCGGCTCCTGCTCGGAACGCTGCATCTGCACCACGGGCTCGCCGGAGCGCTGAAGCTGGACATTGGCCTGCTCCTGACCCTGGTTGCCCTGCCTGCGAACCTGCGGCTGACTTTCGCTGACCTGCACCTGCGGCTCGCCCTGCTCGACCTGGACTTCCGGCTGCGACTGGCTCACCTGCACGTCGGGCTCAGGCATGCGCACGGTGATCTGCGGCTGCGGAATGTTGACGGTCACGGTCGGCGCGGGCTGGTGCACGGTGATCTCCGGCTGCTGCTGCTGGACGGACACACGCGGATTGGCCTGCTGCACGGTGACGTCCGGCTCCGGAACATCAACGAGGATCGACGCCTGATCCTCGACGACCACGTCGGCTTCGCCCGTGGCATTCCGGCGCTGGCGGTCCATGTTCGCCATCTGCTCTTCCACCCGGCCAAGTGCTTCTTCGGCCTGCTGCGAATTCTGCTGGGCCAAGGCCTGCTCGGCCTCCTGCAGCGGCTGGC from Pseudorhizobium banfieldiae encodes the following:
- a CDS encoding response regulator transcription factor, whose product is MFSSLILLVEDDAEIALLLDRYLQRGGYRTVAAANGRTALTHHKMLRPDLILLDVGLPDMDGFDVLARIRSESSVPVIFVSAMDDDTDKLLGLKLGADDYVTKPFNPQEVVARVGAVLKRTRGVAPEAVLRHDEIEVRLDSHTAVIIADGTETGLSLTLTEFRLLACLIRFPFRTFDRASLLDASMPDSDALDRTIDTHVANLRRKLADKGQPGYITTVRGVGYRFARSDNG
- a CDS encoding phosphatase PAP2 family protein gives rise to the protein MQCALLALGAASILFAAVPELDLIVSGLFWRPDEGFVLSDNSLLLLVRDANRLLPWLVIALVSILLIVPEICRSKLRVPAPHKLVFVLAFFALGPGLMVQIMKGLVGRVRPRRIEEFGGTGTFTPPWDLSDHCLRNCSFISGEAASAFALLTLVVLLPLSYRRTYLILMGIVAAAFSFNRVVFGAHFFSDVVLAWNVMTVVALVLWRWISLNARWIDGLLLRREQPSRPNEGT
- a CDS encoding AAA family ATPase; protein product: MAAMRKTRSTNLPAPYLKRLSVREDASLGGDYPFNLPWLDGDFSLDFVTPVTIIVGENGTGKSTLIEAVAALCGYDEAGGGKGYRPLDHSRAVDRSGALLASALRAAWLPKVTAGWFFRAESFFSVARFLDEAARDAHAAPPDFLSWSHGEGFVRFFEERMSRQGIYFLDEPESALSPKRQLELLRLLHQIQETASAQIIMATHSPILMAVPGARLLEITRGGLIETELRQTRHFRLYQDFTSDPEDFVDRALRDEI
- a CDS encoding PQQ-dependent sugar dehydrogenase, with product MAEPSLLARLVALVGDVTVAVRHSRDGERAPIYGTAPAIPEAKPQGKLPTLKMPTAKGWEGDHKPTAAPGLKVNAFARGLTHPRNMHVLPNGDVLVAESMSEPDKPGSLFDHAMTATMKRARAAGDSPNRVTLLRDADGDGVAEENHAYLENVRQPFGIALIGDTLYVGASDALLAYPYEPGATRISQPGRKLMDLIPGGHWTRNLIASKDKTKLYVAVGSLSNIAEHGMSVEENRACIHEYDIASGQSRVFAGGLRNPVGMAWEPSRDMLWTVVNERDGLGDETPPDYLTSVVDGGFYGWPFCYWDRVVDDRVPQDAAKVASALQPDYALGGHTASLGLCWLPEGTLPGFPAGMAIGQHGSWNRSKLSGYKLAFVAFENGRPVGMPREILTGFLSPDEKHSYGRPVGVALASDGAVLMADDVGDVIWRVTGA
- a CDS encoding PRC-barrel domain-containing protein, whose translation is MKMIYVAALMAGTALVPANALAQQTPATSNNQNNSAVQSTRPDAAATRVQAHIQRALQALDNDDIQAARQAVQEARGQLNQQAQNRPEGTRSNSVAQIRQPLQEAEQALAQQNSQQAEEALGRVEEQMANMDRQRRNATGEADVVVEDQASILVDVPEPDVTVQQANPRVSVQQQQPEITVHQPAPTVTVNIPQPQITVRMPEPDVQVSQSQPEVQVEQGEPQVQVSESQPQVRRQGNQGQEQANVQLQRSGEPVVQMQRSEQEPEIRYTAEEAQVRVNRAEGEPEVRFEQGERQTAGNHNRQAAEERQARNEDGDEVDRQNTAAISEGSARDDANSAVAAGSSREVSLTVANIKDYDIVGANGNELGDIEEVVNVDNRLYAVVTSGGFLGLGENRAAVPLSALHVTDQETLEAPNVTERQIEGMENFQSDRYQALPDDHPVTLGAR